From Capra hircus breed San Clemente chromosome 1, ASM170441v1, whole genome shotgun sequence, the proteins below share one genomic window:
- the LOC100861168 gene encoding keratin-associated protein 16.4 (The RefSeq protein has 2 substitutions, 3 frameshifts compared to this genomic sequence) — MCCNLPMATSCGYGCGNSYSCGFSPYYGCGYGSRYSCGYGSGYGCGYGSGYGCGYGTGYSCGFRPYYGCGYGTRYGCGYGSSYSSHWPVCYRRCYSFC, encoded by the exons ATGTGTTGTA T TATGGCA TCCTGTGGCTATGGCTGTGGAAACGGCTATAGCTGTGGGTTCAGCCCCTATTATGGCTGTGGATATGGAAGTAGATACAGTTGTGGATATGGCTCAGGATACGGCTGTGGATACGGTTCAGGATACGGCTGTGGATATGGGACAGGATATGGCTGTGGATTTAGGCCCTATTATGGCTGTGGCTATGGAACCAGATATGGCTGTGGATACGGCTCAAGCTATAGCAGCCACTGGCCAGTTTGCTACAGGAGATGTTATTCTTTCTGTTAG